A single window of Candidatus Poribacteria bacterium DNA harbors:
- a CDS encoding HEAT repeat domain-containing protein, producing MKSQPKFTECPSCHSKNVQAVGKDGWFCLDCDWDDLPFVTGEMDALISTLRHGDAEARREAAQALINIGDFERHIATSDDLTPLLEALDDADDDVRYFATVALGQLGDRRALPKLKQVARKDSATLAREGAKTAIERLEMVSRS from the coding sequence ATGAAGTCCCAGCCAAAATTTACAGAATGCCCAAGTTGTCATAGCAAAAACGTGCAAGCAGTCGGTAAAGATGGATGGTTTTGCCTCGACTGCGATTGGGATGATCTACCCTTCGTTACTGGAGAGATGGATGCACTGATCTCCACGCTGCGGCACGGTGATGCGGAGGCGCGGCGGGAGGCAGCGCAGGCGTTAATCAATATCGGTGATTTTGAACGCCATATCGCAACGAGTGACGACTTAACTCCTCTGCTCGAAGCTCTCGACGACGCAGATGACGATGTTCGCTACTTTGCAACCGTTGCGCTAGGGCAGCTTGGAGATAGGCGTGCCCTTCCGAAACTGAAACAGGTTGCACGAAAGGATTCCGCGACTCTAGCGCGAGAGGGAGCAAAGACCGCAATCGAACGACTTGAAATGGTGAGCAGATCATGA
- a CDS encoding chlorite dismutase family protein, producing MRSQNSASPQHRQDSEKSKRPVQLIDAPEIREIGAPINGEPQYSTRRLFLQLQVFTGCSQPHKLINSLKTSDLEVVLYHDLNDPKGIGLLFMTEDAEALVAETRRILTSEPFNLLQPKPEFTMVGRTYASGREPDLEDWLLVKPRRNTLNPELSWAIWYPLRRKPEFYRLPKQEQGKILMEHAMIGRNYVEAGYAHDIRLACFGLDARDNDFVIGLMGTTLHPLSHLVGEMRKSQQTAEYLESLGPFFVGKVCWQSPCDIV from the coding sequence ATGCGTTCTCAAAATTCTGCTAGTCCCCAACATCGTCAGGACTCAGAGAAATCTAAGAGGCCTGTTCAACTCATCGATGCTCCAGAAATTCGTGAAATCGGTGCGCCGATTAATGGCGAACCCCAATACAGTACACGCCGCCTATTTTTGCAGCTTCAGGTATTCACAGGCTGCTCGCAACCACACAAACTAATCAATTCACTAAAAACAAGTGATTTGGAGGTTGTTCTCTATCACGATCTAAATGACCCGAAAGGTATCGGTTTGCTTTTTATGACGGAGGATGCGGAGGCGCTTGTGGCTGAGACGAGACGAATTCTCACAAGTGAGCCATTCAACCTTCTTCAACCAAAGCCTGAGTTCACCATGGTCGGCAGAACCTATGCTTCTGGGCGGGAGCCGGACTTGGAAGATTGGCTGCTCGTTAAACCGCGCCGTAATACACTTAATCCTGAACTATCGTGGGCAATCTGGTATCCGCTCCGTCGAAAACCGGAATTCTATCGACTTCCTAAACAGGAGCAAGGAAAAATCCTGATGGAACATGCGATGATTGGTAGAAACTACGTGGAGGCAGGATACGCGCATGACATTCGACTGGCGTGTTTCGGGTTGGATGCACGCGATAACGATTTCGTGATCGGATTGATGGGAACGACACTTCACCCGTTGTCACACCTTGTGGGTGAGATGAGAAAATCGCAACAGACCGCCGAATATCTCGAATCGCTTGGTCCATTTTTTGTCGGCAAAGTCTGCTGGCAGAGTCCATGTGATATCGTCTGA
- a CDS encoding ABC transporter permease: MKNIAVIVTKELYTYFVSPIAYFVFFIFIAVSGFLFYVILGSFAAYQYSTTDVIQTLFNNISVTLLFFTPALTMKLFAEEKKTGTIELLMTSPLKDTEVVLGKFFASWIMLFVMLLLTLIFPLITTRFGNLDVGPIISGYLGLLLLGSTFLSLGVMISSMTKNQIVAALTSFGLLLSLWIIGFLSSRGGRIGDFLGYLSLTEHFSDFSRGTVSLKHAVYYLSFTIVCLFFTVKSFESSKWR; encoded by the coding sequence ATGAAAAATATCGCTGTAATCGTTACCAAAGAATTATATACCTATTTTGTCTCACCCATCGCCTACTTCGTGTTCTTTATTTTTATAGCGGTTTCCGGGTTCCTATTCTATGTAATTCTGGGGAGTTTTGCCGCGTATCAGTACTCGACGACCGATGTGATACAGACCCTGTTTAACAACATCAGCGTCACCCTCCTCTTTTTCACCCCGGCTTTGACGATGAAACTTTTCGCGGAAGAAAAGAAAACAGGTACAATTGAACTGCTGATGACCTCCCCGCTCAAAGATACTGAGGTTGTCCTTGGGAAATTCTTCGCGAGTTGGATCATGTTATTCGTGATGCTACTGTTAACCCTGATTTTTCCGCTAATAACAACTCGATTCGGTAATCTAGACGTTGGACCAATTATCAGCGGATATTTGGGGTTGCTACTGCTCGGTTCGACTTTCCTCTCGCTTGGCGTGATGATATCTTCGATGACAAAAAATCAGATCGTTGCCGCCTTGACTAGCTTCGGTCTGCTACTCTCTCTCTGGATTATCGGTTTCTTGTCGAGTCGTGGAGGAAGGATTGGTGATTTCTTGGGGTATCTGTCACTCACCGAACACTTCAGCGATTTTTCACGGGGAACTGTCTCCCTCAAGCATGCAGTCTACTATCTGAGTTTCACGATCGTCTGTCTCTTCTTTACAGTTAAATCATTTGAATCATCAAAGTGGAGGTAA
- a CDS encoding DUF420 domain-containing protein: MITISDLPTVNATLNTISTVLLTVGFLMIRRRKIVAHRNCMIAAFVVSGLFLTSYLIYHYHAGSTPFEGSGWVRSVYFAVLIPHIILAASILPLALITLYLALRKRFIKHRRIARWTLPIWLYVSITGIIVYWMLYHL, encoded by the coding sequence ATGATTACCATCTCCGACCTACCGACGGTGAACGCTACACTGAATACAATCAGTACTGTTCTACTGACTGTTGGCTTCTTGATGATCCGGCGACGAAAAATTGTTGCCCACAGAAATTGTATGATTGCAGCGTTTGTAGTATCGGGGCTCTTCCTGACCTCTTATCTCATCTATCACTACCACGCTGGATCAACTCCCTTTGAAGGGAGCGGGTGGGTTCGTTCCGTCTACTTCGCTGTTCTTATCCCTCATATTATCCTCGCCGCTTCGATCCTCCCGCTCGCCTTGATAACACTTTATCTCGCTTTGCGGAAACGATTTATCAAACACCGGCGCATTGCCCGTTGGACACTTCCGATATGGCTGTATGTGTCCATAACCGGAATCATCGTCTATTGGATGCTCTACCATCTTTGA